A window of Deltaproteobacteria bacterium genomic DNA:
CTCATTGCCCTGATAGCCGGGCACGCACGGAACACCTGCTGCCAGCATCGCTATCTTCGATTCTCTTTTACTTCCCATGAGCGCAATGGCGGAAGCAGGAGGTCCAATAAAGGTGATGTCTTTGGATTCCAACGCTTTAGCGAATGCTTCATTCTCCGATAAAAAACCGTAACCAGGGTGAAGCGCATCTGCACCAGAGAGTTCCAGCGCGTGGAAAATCTTATCCTGATTCAAATAGGATTCATTCACCGGCGCGGCGCCAATGCATACGGCCTCATCGGCCATTTTCACATGTCGAGCATCTTTATCCGCATCGCTGTAGACGGCCACAGTTCGATAGCCCAAATTCTGTGCAGTTTTTATAACTCGGCAGGCAATCTCACCACGGTTGGCGATTAAGACCTTTGAAAAACGACTCATCCATTCGTCTCCTGCGCCCATTTTGGTGACCGCTTCTCAATAAATGCCATGGTTCCTTCAAACCCTTCAGCACCTTGCACCGCTTCTGAAAAAAGTTTAGCAGCACCCTCTAGGACTTCATCCAAGGGCTTTACCCCAACGTCGAGGATCAAAGCTTTGGTTTTTGCATTCGCCCCCGGTGCACACTTTCTAACGCTCGCAAGAGTTTCGTTCAGCAATCCGGTGAGTTCGTCTTCATCCTTGAAACAATGATGAGCTAGCCCCAGTGCAAGAGCTTCAGTGCCTCTAATTTTTGTCCCCAG
This region includes:
- a CDS encoding enoyl-CoA hydratase/isomerase family protein, with translation TDPYFDLNKVFGEAIQRVEHLPQVVVAVLEGAVLGGGFGLASVCDIGMVHQEAKLGMPETTLGLIPAQIAPFVVRRIGLTQTRRLALLGTKIRGTEALALGLAHHCFKDEDELTGLLNETLASVRKCAPGANAKTKALILDVGVKPLDEVLEGAAKLFSEAVQGAEGFEGTMAFIEKRSPKWAQETNG